The nucleotide window CCCAAGGTCGCCTTGGTCCGCATCACCGATCTCTATCGGGACCTGCCCTCGACGAAGACGGAAATCTCCGGGTTCGATGCCCAGCGCGAGGACATCATGAAGGACCGCCGCGCCGAGGAGCTGCGCAAGCTGGTCGAGGAACTCAAGTCGCTGCAGGCGGACATCCAGAAGGAGGGCAGCGCCAGCGATCCGGGACGCCAGAAGCTTCTCAAGGACTATGAAACCAAGGTGGCGGCGATGAAGAGCCTCCAGCAGGAATTCGAGAATTTCAAAAACGAGCGCACATTGGAAATCAACCGCGAGATGGTGAAGACGATGCGTGCCTCTTTTGAGCGGATCACCAAGGAGGCACGTGCGGTCGCCGAGAAAAAAGGCTTCGATTGGCTGATCGACAGCTCTGGAAACACAAATACCGGCCTGCCCGTCGTTCTCTACTCGAAGAACGCGCCCGACCTGACCGCAGAGGTGCTCGCCGCCTTGAACACCTCCACCACCGGAACCCCTTCTTCCGAAGCCGCCGCTCCGCAAACGCCGCCAGCGACCCCCACACCCAAACCTGCTGCCAAGCCAGCCCGTTGACACCATGGAAACACTCAAAGCCATCCTTCAGGAACGATTCACCTGGGGCCTGCTGCTGGGCCTGCTGATCGCCGGATTCATCTGGAAGTCCGCCTTCCACGCCAAGCGCAACCTCTCCAAGGAGAACAAGCGCATCGCCGACGAACACCGCGATCTCACCAGCCACCTCAACACCCAGCTCAAGATCAACGCCAGCGGCAACCAGACGCTGCAAACCGAGCTGGAAGACCTGAAGAAGCAGAACGAAACGCTGCGCATCAACCTCGCCGCCCTCCAGCAGAAGCCCGGGCAGGCCGAACTCCGCCAGCTCCAGATCACCGAGACCGCCGTGCGGCTGATGCGCGAGCAGGCGCCCGGATTCGCCCCCGCATGGGAAAAGGCCATGCGCCAGGCGGAGAGCGATCTCGCCTCCGCGGACTCCGGACTCAAAAAGCTCGTCCGCCGCGTGATCCCCGGCCTCGGCAATTCCAGCTCCACCGCCAGCGCGCCGCTTCTCGTCACAGACGAAAAAGCCGATGGTTGATCCAGCCCGCCTGATCGGCCTGCTCGATCTCACCACCCTCGGCTCCACGGATACGGATACGGACGTGCAGGCGCTCGCCGCACGGGCGATCACTCCGGTGCCCGGTCGCCCGGACATCCGCTGTGCGGCGGTGTGCGTATGGCCGAACTTTGCGAGCGTTGCGGCGGAATCGGTGAAGGGAAGCGGCTTGGACATCGCCTGCGTGGCCGGTGCGTTTCCGTTTTCCCAAGCGCCCTTGGCCGTGAAAGTCGCCGAAGTGGCCGCTGCCGTCGCAGCCGGTGCCACCGAGATCGACATCGCCATCCACCGCGGGCTCTTCCTCTCCGGCCGCCACGATGAACTGCGCGCGGAGATCGCCGCGATGAAGGGAGCCTGCGGCTCCGCTCACCTCAAGGTCATCCTGGAAACCTGCGACCTGCCGGATGACACGGCCATCCGCGTCGCGTGCCGGATCGCTCTCGAAGGCGGAGCCGATTTCCTGAAGACCTCGACTGGCAAGGGGAAATACGGAGCCACCCTCGCCCACACCCGCGTCCTTCTCGAAGAAGCCACGGCGTGGACCGCAGCGAGCGGCAAGGCCAT belongs to Luteolibacter ambystomatis and includes:
- a CDS encoding OmpH family outer membrane protein, which encodes MTRLIATLIALTTLGAAAAPPKVALVRITDLYRDLPSTKTEISGFDAQREDIMKDRRAEELRKLVEELKSLQADIQKEGSASDPGRQKLLKDYETKVAAMKSLQQEFENFKNERTLEINREMVKTMRASFERITKEARAVAEKKGFDWLIDSSGNTNTGLPVVLYSKNAPDLTAEVLAALNTSTTGTPSSEAAAPQTPPATPTPKPAAKPAR
- the deoC gene encoding deoxyribose-phosphate aldolase, with protein sequence MVDPARLIGLLDLTTLGSTDTDTDVQALAARAITPVPGRPDIRCAAVCVWPNFASVAAESVKGSGLDIACVAGAFPFSQAPLAVKVAEVAAAVAAGATEIDIAIHRGLFLSGRHDELRAEIAAMKGACGSAHLKVILETCDLPDDTAIRVACRIALEGGADFLKTSTGKGKYGATLAHTRVLLEEATAWTAASGKAIGVKPAGGIRTHAEASAYFELASEFFPEVRAENFRIGASTLLDDLIAAL